In Aspergillus luchuensis IFO 4308 DNA, chromosome 1, nearly complete sequence, the following are encoded in one genomic region:
- a CDS encoding uncharacterized protein (COG:U;~EggNog:ENOG410PIM9;~InterPro:IPR016024,IPR011990,IPR000547;~PFAM:PF00637;~go_function: GO:0005515 - protein binding [Evidence IEA];~go_process: GO:0006886 - intracellular protein transport [Evidence IEA];~go_process: GO:0016192 - vesicle-mediated transport [Evidence IEA]), which produces MELQDLVRQYERNGYFDELIAVLEAGLGLERAHMGMFTELGIALSKYHPIILGMLMRDQKSLRCSITRSGWYLERAMPNSVNMPKMIRACEDASLWPELVFLYCYYDK; this is translated from the coding sequence ATGGAACTTCAAGATCTTGTGCGCCAGTATGAGCGCAATGGCTACTTTGACGAGCTCATTGCGGTTCTGGAGGCTGGCCTGGGTCTGGAACGGGCGCATATGGGCATGTTCACCGAATTGGGCATTGCCCTCTCTAAGTACCACCCCATCATCTTAGGGATGTTAATGCGAGACCAGAAGAGCTTGAGATGTTCCATCACCCGGTCGGGGTGGTACTTAGAGAGGGCAATGCCCAATTCGGTGAACATGCCCAAGATGATTCGGGCCTGCGAGGATGCAAGTCTCTGGCCGGAGCTGGTCTTCTTATACTGCTACTATGATAAGTAA